taattttttttctaaaagttaTATACTGTGCAGGAActataaatgaaatttgaatatatcaaaGTGTAAGAAAAAGAAGTATTTACTTTGTATAAATTCCAATAATCCGAACTTTGATAAGAATCAGTATCAAACCATAACTTGGGATCTTATTCAATGAAAAGACTCTGAAGAAGATTGTTGAATAGAGGTTTACCTCATTTAGTTTCTCCCACACCAAATCAGGCTGATTGATGTAACCCTGGTCTGTTGCTAAAAGATATAGCTCACGATCATACTACAAACAGAATGAGATTTGGTAAATCCTTTAGATCGAACAAGTTTACTAAATGATGTGTATGTGTATGCGCATATTTGATCAAACAAGATCACACAGTGAATTCAGAAGAAACCATATTCCAGCTCCTAACTACCTTAAACATGGTGCTGAAGTGATTGTTACGGAAGAAAACACAAAGTTCTCTTTCTTTAAGACCATCTTGTAAGCAAAAGAGgctgcaaaaaataaataaccacAATTACACAAAGGACCTCCTCCTACAGCAGAATAAATTATTAGACTTGACAGTATATTAAGTATTCTATAACCAAATAGTGAATGGGCATACCCATAAATGGTCAATTGACTGGCACTGTTCTTCAAAAAGTTCTTGATAAGTTCCCCTGAGCGAATTATGATCAGAGAAAAGGAGTTAAAGAGCAATTTCAAGAAGCAAAATATGAACACAAAGAAAATATACATAAACTACACTGTTTTGGCAAAAGCGAATCAACCCATAACCTACCTTGTTGCGGAGTAATTACATCCTTAGACCTTCCAGCATCTAATGCGCTTTTGTCTGCTTCCTCTGCAAGAATCACCTCGCCTTCATACACAGGCTCCCGGTTTCCATATGAGGCAGTTCCTGAATCTAATATGCATTCCTCTCCTTCATATATGGGTTCACTATCAGCAACACTTGAAGTAAACGTTTCAGGAAAATCCACATGCTGTATTCTGCCACTAGATGAATCTGAGTCAGCATTAGGAACAGACTGGCATGATACTTCTGCCATGCTACACCCACTAAGATTATCAGCGGGTTCATGGACATCAGTTGTAGGAGCGGATAGACTATCAACTTTTGCATTCCGGTGAGAAACATCTCCATGTGTCTGCCCCATAGATGCAGCATCTTTTCCACCCGAATGCAAATCTGCTTCTTCAACATAGAATAATGTTTCAACAATACTCTTCTCAACCAAATCATTACAGAGGATATGATCTACGGACTTTATTTCAGATGACTGCTCAAGTTTAACACCCCCATCATTCTTGAAGGCTGAAAATACTTCACCACCTAAAATACTCCCAGAAGATGAAAGGTTATTATTACCGTCATTGCTCAAGGCAGTGATATTATCTGATATGGAAGCTTCCGGCTGATGTAAACTTTGATTTTTCACACCAATGTGCCCCTCTAATGTATGTACAATATCTGATGTACTTTCCCCTGAATTAACAGACATAGTCACTCCACTAACAATTGGTGCATGAGAATCACCCAATGAACTTGGCTTTTCAGTTTCTGACAACTTCAAGACTCTCCATAGCTCTTCTTGTTCTTCAAGATCCCCTTTTCTTACTGTCGGCTGATCAAGGGCAGAACGTGGAGAATCATcgaaagatttggtttttgaaAGGCATGGAGAAGGAACACCCAGAGTTGCAGTTGTTGCAGCAGCAAAATCAATACAATCttcttcaaaattatttttactttcacCCACCATGGTTTCCAGTGCTACAAGCTCCCCCATCAGAGAATTGTAGGACTTGGACCCGATTGCATTAGTTGTATCATAATCCTGGTAAATGTGCAGAAGATAAACCAGTTAGCCACACCAAGGGTATGCATGgtatagttattaatattaaaataggaCATACCAACCACAATATAACAAAAGATTCAGTTccaataaagaaacaaaacccCACCAGCatacaaataaatcaatcaagCACCACTGGAGAAAAAAGCTAATTGTTATAGCCTACACTGTTACACTTGATTGAAACTGAGCAAAAAATGGTAGAACTCAACTCATATTTGATAAATTGGCATGCCAGACACTTTAAGCCACCTGTCTCATGATTTTCCACCTCTAGCATCCATATTTTGAGTCAAAAAAGAATAACCTTCCTTTCCTCAAAACCATGTTAATTATGCAGGTGCTAAAGACTTTTATAAAGAACTTATCTTGATATCACTTTCATTAATTCTTCTACATGTAAAAAGACATATGATAGCAGTAAGAATGTACAATTAATTATGCCAGAATTCAAAGAGGCATACCAATTATTGAATTTTGAGAGTTGTTACATCCACCAGCCTATGCCCATATCAATGTAATAGAGCATATACATTATGAAAAACTGGTGAAACCATGTAAAGAAACAACACAAGGACTGTCCCAAAGTAAGCTGAGGAGCCTTCTCAATGCTAATCAGGGTTACACATTTGAAATAGTATTAGGTGCTCAAACCTCCAAGAAGACGAACAGATCATACTGATACTACAGAAATTATTGGGATAAATATATGTGGCCTATAAATAGCATACCTGGGGATCAACTATCCAACCATGATATAGGGGAATGTCAAGTAGATCAAATATGGCACACTCCCGTGtgaattcaaaatcatctatcCTGTAAAATATGATGctgtttcaataaaaattaagaggAATAGAAATGATAACTAAAAATGAGAGACGGAGGTCTAACCTCCTAAACTTTATATTTACA
This sequence is a window from Mangifera indica cultivar Alphonso chromosome 20, CATAS_Mindica_2.1, whole genome shotgun sequence. Protein-coding genes within it:
- the LOC123204441 gene encoding uncharacterized protein LOC123204441 isoform X3, whose product is MAESSEEPQQQQTVVKECMHKTKTIQFFGRTTPIILQNDNGPCPLLAICNVLLLKNDLKLSPDTGEVSQEKLLALVANRLLESNSNVNMQTKDAGYVENQQQNISDAIDLLPRLATGIDVNIKFRRIDDFEFTRECAIFDLLDIPLYHGWIVDPQDYDTTNAIGSKSYNSLMGELVALETMVGESKNNFEEDCIDFAAATTATLGVPSPCLSKTKSFDDSPRSALDQPTVRKGDLEEQEELWRVLKLSETEKPSSLGDSHAPIVSGVTMSVNSGESTSDIVHTLEGHIGVKNQSLHQPEASISDNITALSNDGNNNLSSSGSILGGEVFSAFKNDGGVKLEQSSEIKSVDHILCNDLVEKSIVETLFYVEEADLHSGGKDAASMGQTHGDVSHRNAKVDSLSAPTTDVHEPADNLSGCSMAEVSCQSVPNADSDSSSGRIQHVDFPETFTSSVADSEPIYEGEECILDSGTASYGNREPVYEGEVILAEEADKSALDAGRSKDVITPQQGELIKNFLKNSASQLTIYGLFCLQDGLKERELCVFFRNNHFSTMFKYDRELYLLATDQGYINQPDLVWEKLNEVNGDTLFMTSNFKEFKVESQANDPWDEHGAVASTTDYLASIDTAAQAGLDMNSDLQLAIALQQQEFEQQPQRSNSRPQPTSGSSRLITGSENRWQKFLAFIFKG
- the LOC123204441 gene encoding ubiquitin carboxyl-terminal hydrolase MINDY-1 isoform X1 → MAESSEEPQQQQTVVKECMHKTKTIQFFGRTTPIILQNDNGPCPLLAICNVLLLKNDLKLSPDTGEVSQEKLLALVANRLLESNSNVNMQTKDAGYVENQQQNISDAIDLLPRLATGIDVNIKFRRIDDFEFTRECAIFDLLDIPLYHGWIVDPQDYDTTNAIGSKSYNSLMGELVALETMVGESKNNFEEDCIDFAAATTATLGVPSPCLSKTKSFDDSPRSALDQPTVRKGDLEEQEELWRVLKLSETEKPSSLGDSHAPIVSGVTMSVNSGESTSDIVHTLEGHIGVKNQSLHQPEASISDNITALSNDGNNNLSSSGSILGGEVFSAFKNDGGVKLEQSSEIKSVDHILCNDLVEKSIVETLFYVEEADLHSGGKDAASMGQTHGDVSHRNAKVDSLSAPTTDVHEPADNLSGCSMAEVSCQSVPNADSDSSSGRIQHVDFPETFTSSVADSEPIYEGEECILDSGTASYGNREPVYEGEVILAEEADKSALDAGRSKDVITPQQGELIKNFLKNSASQLTIYGLFCLQDGLKERELCVFFRNNHFSTMFKYDRELYLLATDQGYINQPDLVWEKLNEVNGDTLFMTSNFKEFKVESQANDPWDEHGAVASTTDYLASIDTAAQAGLDMNSDLQLAIALQQQEFEQQPQRSNSRPQPTSGSSRLITGPQVPRTGGRNSLPSSSRAEAKSKDRCCIM
- the LOC123204441 gene encoding ubiquitin carboxyl-terminal hydrolase MINDY-1 isoform X2; the encoded protein is MAESSEEPQQQQTVVKECMHKTKTIQFFGRTTPIILQNDNGPCPLLAICNVLLLKNDLKLSPDTGEVSQEKLLALVANRLLESNSNVNTKDAGYVENQQQNISDAIDLLPRLATGIDVNIKFRRIDDFEFTRECAIFDLLDIPLYHGWIVDPQDYDTTNAIGSKSYNSLMGELVALETMVGESKNNFEEDCIDFAAATTATLGVPSPCLSKTKSFDDSPRSALDQPTVRKGDLEEQEELWRVLKLSETEKPSSLGDSHAPIVSGVTMSVNSGESTSDIVHTLEGHIGVKNQSLHQPEASISDNITALSNDGNNNLSSSGSILGGEVFSAFKNDGGVKLEQSSEIKSVDHILCNDLVEKSIVETLFYVEEADLHSGGKDAASMGQTHGDVSHRNAKVDSLSAPTTDVHEPADNLSGCSMAEVSCQSVPNADSDSSSGRIQHVDFPETFTSSVADSEPIYEGEECILDSGTASYGNREPVYEGEVILAEEADKSALDAGRSKDVITPQQGELIKNFLKNSASQLTIYGLFCLQDGLKERELCVFFRNNHFSTMFKYDRELYLLATDQGYINQPDLVWEKLNEVNGDTLFMTSNFKEFKVESQANDPWDEHGAVASTTDYLASIDTAAQAGLDMNSDLQLAIALQQQEFEQQPQRSNSRPQPTSGSSRLITGPQVPRTGGRNSLPSSSRAEAKSKDRCCIM